The Eubacteriaceae bacterium Marseille-Q4139 genome has a window encoding:
- a CDS encoding ParB/RepB/Spo0J family partition protein, translated as MKSSAKKVELASVDDLFSTEESRADAQRERVMEIPLSELHPFKNHPFKVKDDEAMMETADSVRQYGVLVPAIARPDPDGGYELVAGHRRHRASELAEKETMPVIVRDLDDDAATIIMVDSNLQRESLLPSERAFAYRMKLDAMNHQGKRADLTCGQVGHKSAGQKSRDLLAEQTGESARNIQRYIRLTELIPELLDMVDERKIALNPAYELSFLKKEEQRDLLDAMDSEQSTPSLSQAQRLKKYSQEGHLTLDMMRVIMGEEKKSDLDRVTFTSDTLRKYFPRSYTPQRMQETIIKLLEQWQKKRQRDQER; from the coding sequence TTGAAAAGCAGCGCGAAAAAAGTAGAGCTGGCTTCGGTAGATGATCTGTTTTCCACCGAGGAAAGTCGAGCCGATGCCCAGCGGGAACGAGTAATGGAAATTCCTCTCTCTGAGCTGCATCCTTTCAAGAATCACCCTTTTAAGGTCAAGGATGACGAGGCTATGATGGAGACCGCCGACAGTGTGCGGCAGTACGGGGTGTTGGTCCCGGCGATTGCTCGCCCTGACCCGGATGGCGGCTATGAGCTGGTGGCCGGGCACAGACGACACCGAGCCAGTGAGCTGGCTGAGAAAGAGACCATGCCGGTCATTGTCCGTGATTTGGACGATGATGCTGCCACTATCATCATGGTGGACAGCAACTTACAGCGGGAAAGTCTCCTTCCCAGTGAGAGAGCCTTTGCATATCGCATGAAACTCGATGCCATGAATCACCAAGGAAAACGGGCCGATTTAACTTGTGGCCAAGTTGGCCACAAGTCTGCTGGCCAAAAAAGTCGGGATTTGCTGGCAGAGCAAACTGGAGAGAGCGCGCGGAATATCCAAAGATATATCCGTTTGACGGAGTTGATTCCCGAACTGCTGGATATGGTGGATGAACGGAAAATCGCTCTCAATCCGGCTTATGAGCTGTCCTTCCTCAAAAAAGAAGAACAGCGGGATTTGCTGGATGCGATGGACAGCGAACAGTCTACCCCCTCTCTTTCCCAGGCCCAGCGGCTCAAGAAATACAGCCAGGAGGGACATCTGACCCTCGATATGATGCGCGTCATCATGGGCGAGGAAAAGAAAAGTGATCTGGACCGGGTAACTTTCACTTCCGACACCCTGCGAAAGTATTTTCCGAGGAGCTACACACCCCAGCGGATGCAGGAAACCATTATCAAACTGCTGGAACAGTGGCAAAAAAAGCGCCAGCGAGACCAAGAACGATGA
- a CDS encoding ParA family protein: protein MNTQIIAIANQKGGVGKTTTCANLGIGLAQAGKKVLLIDGDPQGSLTISLGHPQPDKLSFTLSDAMGRILMDEPMRPGEGILHHPEGVDLMPADIQLSGMEVSLVNAMSRETILRQYLDTLKGQYSHILIDCQPSLGMLTVNALAAANRVIIPVQAEYLPAKGLEQLLQTVNKVKRQINPKLQIDGILLTMVDNRTNFAKEIAALLRETYGSKIKVFGTEIPHSVRAKETSAEGKSIFAHDPKGKVAEGYKNLTQEVMKLEKQREKSRAGFGR, encoded by the coding sequence ATGAACACACAAATTATCGCCATCGCCAACCAGAAAGGCGGCGTTGGCAAGACAACCACCTGCGCAAATCTGGGTATCGGGCTGGCGCAGGCGGGGAAGAAAGTTCTGCTGATCGATGGAGACCCGCAGGGCAGCCTGACCATCAGCCTGGGCCATCCCCAGCCGGACAAGCTGTCCTTTACTCTGTCCGACGCGATGGGCCGTATCCTGATGGACGAGCCGATGCGCCCCGGCGAGGGCATCCTGCACCACCCGGAAGGCGTTGACCTGATGCCTGCCGACATCCAGCTCTCCGGCATGGAGGTCTCCCTGGTGAATGCCATGAGTCGTGAGACCATCTTGCGGCAATACCTGGACACGCTCAAGGGACAGTATTCCCATATCCTGATTGACTGTCAGCCCTCCCTGGGGATGCTTACGGTCAATGCGTTGGCGGCTGCCAACAGGGTCATAATCCCCGTCCAGGCGGAGTATCTGCCCGCCAAGGGCCTGGAACAGCTGCTCCAGACGGTCAATAAGGTGAAACGGCAGATCAACCCCAAGCTCCAGATCGACGGTATCCTGCTGACGATGGTGGACAACCGCACCAACTTTGCCAAGGAGATTGCGGCTCTGCTGCGAGAAACCTACGGTAGCAAAATCAAAGTGTTCGGAACCGAGATTCCCCATTCTGTCCGAGCAAAGGAAACCAGTGCCGAGGGCAAGAGTATTTTTGCCCATGACCCCAAGGGCAAAGTGGCCGAGGGTTACAAGAATCTGACCCAGGAGGTGATGAAACTTGAAAAGCAGCGCGAAAAAAGTAGAGCTGGCTTCGGTAGATGA
- a CDS encoding ParB/RepB/Spo0J family partition protein, translating into MRRDDQRQAVKNIPLEQLKPFKNHPFQVRDDEEFRRLVESIEIHGVIHPAVARQIGEDCYELISGHRRKAACEVLGYSEMPVLVRSMTDDEAVVNMVDANLQRETILPSERAFAYKMKLVAMSHQGRKGFTSAQLGRKCVGKESRELIAEQVGQSRNQISRYIRLTELIPEILEMVDNRKMALNPAVSISYLDKKQQKLLYKVMVALKATPSISQAKAIREKASESDFTEDYLVCILSEKKPNQREPMIVEEEEIKQYFPSHYNSEQMHNTILLLIRNWSKKRGYTQ; encoded by the coding sequence ATGAGACGAGACGATCAAAGGCAAGCAGTAAAAAACATTCCCTTGGAACAGCTGAAGCCATTTAAGAATCATCCCTTTCAGGTACGAGACGATGAGGAATTTCGGCGTCTTGTTGAGAGCATTGAAATTCACGGTGTAATTCATCCAGCGGTGGCTCGCCAGATTGGTGAGGATTGTTATGAACTAATTTCTGGTCATCGACGCAAAGCGGCTTGTGAAGTATTGGGTTACTCTGAGATGCCTGTTTTAGTTCGGTCCATGACGGATGATGAGGCAGTTGTAAACATGGTAGATGCAAACCTTCAGCGTGAGACGATTCTCCCAAGTGAAAGAGCCTTTGCATACAAAATGAAGTTGGTAGCTATGAGCCATCAGGGGCGCAAAGGATTTACTTCCGCCCAACTTGGGCGGAAGTGTGTTGGAAAAGAATCCAGAGAGTTAATTGCTGAACAAGTCGGTCAAAGTCGCAACCAAATTTCTCGCTATATCCGTCTTACTGAATTGATACCAGAAATTCTTGAAATGGTTGATAATCGAAAAATGGCATTGAATCCAGCAGTATCTATTTCCTACTTGGACAAGAAGCAACAGAAGCTACTATATAAGGTAATGGTAGCGCTAAAAGCAACCCCATCTATTTCTCAGGCAAAAGCCATCCGAGAAAAGGCCAGTGAATCAGACTTTACAGAAGATTACTTGGTTTGTATCTTATCGGAAAAGAAACCAAACCAGAGAGAGCCGATGATTGTTGAAGAAGAAGAAATCAAGCAGTATTTCCCCTCGCATTACAATAGTGAACAGATGCACAACACGATTTTACTGTTGATTAGAAATTGGAGTAAAAAGCGTGGCTACACACAATAA